One window from the genome of Phocoena phocoena chromosome 15, mPhoPho1.1, whole genome shotgun sequence encodes:
- the SEPTIN1 gene encoding septin-1: MDKEYVGFAALPNQLHRKSVKKGFDFTLMVAGESGLGKSTLINSLFLTNLYEDQQVPEARARLTQTLTIERRGVEIEEGGIKVKLTLVDTPGFGDSVDCSDCWLPVVRFIEEQFEQYLRDESGLNRKNIQDSRVHCCLYFISPFGRGLRPLDVAFLRAVHEKVNIIPVIGKADALMPKETQALKQKIREQLQEEEINIYQFPDCDSDEDEDFKRQDAEMKESIPFAVVGSCEVVRDGGTRPVRGRCYSWGTVEVENPHHCDFLNLRRMLVQTHLQDLKEVTHDLLYEGYRARCLQSLARPGARDRASRSKLSRQSATEIPLPMLPLADTEKLIREKDEELRRMQEMLEKMQAQMQQNQAQGEQSDAL; encoded by the exons ATG GACAAGGAGTACGTGGGTTTCGCCGCCCTCCCCAACCAGCTGCATCGCAAGTCCGTCAAGAAGGGGTTTGACTTCACACTCATGGTGGCAG GGGAGTCAGGCCTGGGAAAATCTACCCTCATCAACAGCCTATTTCTCACCAACCTCTATGAGGATCAGCAAGTCCCAGAGGCCAGGG CTCGCTTGACACAAACACTCACCATCGAGCGCCGGGGCGTGGAGATCGAGGAGGGGGGTATTAAGGTGAAGCTGACCCTGGTGGACACACCTGGCTTTGGGGACTCAGTGGACTGTTCAGACTG ctGGCTGCCCGTGGTGCGCTTCATTGAGGAGCAATTTGAGCAGTATCTTCGGGATGAGAGTGGCCTGAACAGGAAGAACATCCAGGATTCCCGTGTCCACTGCTGCCTCTACTTCATCTCACCCTTTGGCCGGGG GCTCCGGCCCCTAGATGTGGCCTTCCTCCGGGCGGTGCATGAGAAGGTCAACATCATCCCAGTCATTGGCAAAGCAGATGCCCTGATGCCTAAGGAAACACAGGCCCTCAAGCAGAAG ATCCGGGAACAGTTGCAGGAGGAGGAGATCAATATCTACCAGTTCCCCGATTGTGACTCTGATGAGGATGAAGACTTCAAGAGGCAGGATGCGGAGATGAAG GAAAGCATCCCTTTTGCTGTCGTCGGTTCCTGCGAAGTAGTGAGGGACGGCGGGACCCGACCGGTGAGGGGACGCTGCTACTCCTGGGGCACCGTGGAGG TGGAGAACCCACATCACTGCGATTTCCTGAACCTGCGACGGATGCTAGTGCAGACACACCTGCaggacctgaaggaggtgacGCATGATCTGCTCTACGAGGGCTACCGGGCGCGCTGCCTACAGAGCCTGGCCCGGCCTGGGGCGCGTGATCGAGCCAGCCGTAG CAAGCTCTCCCGCCAGAGCGCCACAGAGATCCCGCTGCCCATGCTGCCTCTGGCCGACACGGAGAAGTTGATCCGCGAGAAAGACGAAGAG CTGCGCCGCATGCAAGAGATGCTGGAGAAGATGCAGGCCCAGATGCAGCAGAACCAGGCTCAGGGCGAGCAGTCGGACGCTCTCTGA
- the MYL11 gene encoding myosin regulatory light chain 11, whose translation MAPKKARRKAVAEGGSSNVFSMFDQTQIQEFKEAFTVIDQNRDGIIDKEDLRDTFAAMGRLNVKNEELDDMMKEASGPINFTVFLTMFGEKLKGADPEDVITGAFKVLDPEGKGTIKKQFLEELLTTQCDRFTREEITNMWAAFPPDVGGNVDYKNICYVITHGDAKDQE comes from the exons ATG GCACCCAAGAAGGCCAGGAGAAAGGCAGTGGCAGAGGGCGGAAGCTCCAATGTCTTCTCCATGTTCGATCAGACCCAGATCCAGGAGTTCAAGGAG GCCTTCACAGTAATTGACCAGAATCGTGATGGCATTATCGACAAGGAGGACCTGCGGGACACCTTCGCAGCCATGG GGCGTCTCAATGTGAAGAATGAGGAGCTAGATGACATGATGAAGGAAGCCAGTGGGCCCATCAACTTCACTGTCTTCCTGACCATGTTTGGGGAGAAGCTCAAAG GTGCCGACCCTGAGGATGTGATCACTGGAGCCTTCAAGGTCCTGGACCCTGAGGGGAAGGGCACCATCAAGAAACAGTT CCTGGAGGAGCTGCTTACCACGCAGTGTGACCGCTTCACCCGCGAAGAG ATCACGAATATGTGGGCGGCCTTTCCCCCCGACGTGGGCGGCAACGTAGACTACAAGAACATATGCTACGTCATCACGCATGGCGACGCCAAGGACCAGGAGTAG
- the TBC1D10B gene encoding TBC1 domain family member 10B — protein METGPAPLVAPPRRHGAPAAPSPPPRGSRAGPVVVVAPGPPVTTATSAPVTLVAPGEARPAWVPGPTQTSDSALAPAPTVAGSTEVGLTLEASPKALRAQVSDPEPLVPEAVAGAERSMALAPGADSPKTEEARTSPDPGPGTLTGTCTRTPSRTAPGALIAKPPLAPKPGTTVASGVTARVAAVTAGQVTSGHGAAASASTGQAPEDPSGSGTGPSGTCEALVAVVTVTPALEPAENSQDLGSTSSLGPGISGPRGQAPDTLSYLDSVSLMSGTLESLADDVSSMGSDSEINGLALRKTDKYGFLGGSQYSGSLESSIPVDVARQRELKWLEMFSHWDKWLSRRFQKVKLRCRKGIPSSLRAKAWQYLSNSKELLEQNPGKFEELERAPGDPKWLDVIEKDLHRQFPFHEMFAARGGHGQQDLYRILKAYTIYRPDEGYCQAQAPVAAVLLMHMPAEQAFWCLVQICDKYLPGYYSAGLEAIQLDGEIFFALLRRASPLAHRHLRRQRIDPVLYMTEWFMCIFARTLPWASVLRVWDMFFCEGVKIIFRVALVLLRHTLGSVEKLRSCQGMYETMEQLRNLPQQCMQEDFLVHEVTNLPVTEALIERENSAQLKKWRETRGELQYRPSRRLHGSRAIHEERRRQQPPLGPSSSLLSLPGLKSRGSRAAGGAPSPPAPVRRASAGPAPGPLVTAEGLHPSLPSPTGNSTPLAPSKEARRQEKERQKQEKEREKERQKQEKERQKQEKKAQGRKLSLRRKADGPPAPQDGGDRSSASEARQDAYF, from the exons ATGGAGACGGGCCCGGCGCCCCTGGTGGCCCCGCCGCGCCGTCATGGCGCCCCCGCGGCCCCGTCGCCGCCGCCCCGCGGCTCCCGGGCCGGGCCCGTCGTGGTGGTAGCTCCGGGGCCGCCAGTGACCACGGCCACTTCGGCCCCGGTCACCCTGGTGGCCCCCGGGGAGGCGCGGCCCGCATGGGTACCGGGTCCAACCCAGACCTCGGACTCGGCCCTGGCCCCCGCCCCGACAGTCGCCGGCAGCACGGAGGTGGGGCTGACCCTGGAGGCCTCACCCAAAGCCCTGAGGGCGCAGGTCTCCGACCCAGAGCCCTTGGTGCCTGAGGCTGTGGCAGGAGCCGAGAGGTCCATGGCTCTGGCCCCAGGGGCAGACTCTCCGAAGACGGAGGAGGCCCGAACCTCACCCGATCCTGGGCCAGGTACCCTCACCGGGACCTGCACCAGGACCCCTTCAAGAACGGCTCCTGGGGCCCTGATCGCCAAACCCCCGCTTGCCCCCAAGCCGGGAACCACTGTGGCCTCAGGAGTGACTGCACGGGTTGCAGCAGTGACAGCAGGACAGGTGACAAGTGGACATGGAGCTGCAGCATCAGCATCAACAGGACAGGCACCAGAGGACCCCTCAGGGTCTGGCACAGGCCCTTCAGGGACATGTGAGGCCCTGGTAGCTGTCGTGACGGTGACCCCAGCTCTGGAGCCTGCTGAAAACTCTCAGGACCTAGGCTCCACGTCCAGCCTGGGACCTGGAATCTCTGGGCCTCGAGGGCAGGCTCCAGACACTCTGAGCTACTTGGACTCCGTGAGCCTCATGTCTGGGACCTTAGAGTCCTTGGCGGATGATGTGAGCTCCATGGGCTCAGACTCGGAGATAAATGGGCTGGCCCTGCGCAAGACGGACAAGTACGGCTTCCTTGGGGGCAGCCAGTATTCGGGAAGCCT agAGAGCTCCATTCCTGTGGATGTGGCTCGGCAGCGGGAGCTCAAATGGCTGGAGATGTTCAGTCACTGGGATAAGTGGCTGTCACGGCGTTTCCAGAAG GTGAAGCTGCGCTGCCGGAAGGGGATCCCATCCTCCCTCAGAGCCAAGGCCTGGCAGTACTTGTCCAATAGCAAGGAACTCCTGGAGCAGAACCCGGGCAAGTTTGAG GAGCTGGAACGGGCTCCTGGGGACCCTAAGTGGCTGGATGTGATTGAGAAGGACCTGCACCGTCAGTTCCCTTTCCATGAGATGTTTGCTGCTCGAGGCGGGCATGG GCAACAGGACCTGTATCGAATCCTGAAGGCCTACACTATCTACCGGCCTGACGAGGGCTACTGCCAGGCCCAGGCCCCCGTGGCCGCAGTGCTGCTCATGCACATGCCTGCTGAG CAAGCCTTTTGGTGCCTGGTGCAGATCTGCGACAAGTACCTCCCCGGATACTATAGTGCAGGGCTG GAGGCCATTCAACTGGATGGAGAAATCTTTTTTGCGCTGTTGCGCCGGGCCTCCCCGCTGGCACATCGGCACCTGCGACGGCAGCGCATTGACCCCGTGCTGTACATGACGGAATGGTTCATGTGCATCTTTGCCCGCACCCTTCCCTGGGCTTCAGTGCTACGTGTCTGGGATATGTTCTTCTGTGAAG GCGTCAAGATCATCTTCCGGGTGGCCCTGGTGCTGCTGCGGCACACGCTGGGCTCTGTGGAGAAGCTGCGCTCCTGCCAAGGCATGTATGAAACCATGGAGCAGCTGCGCAATCTGCCCCAACAGTGCATGCAGGAGGACTTCCTGGTGCATGAG GTGACCAACCTCCCAGTGACAGAAGCACTGATTGAACGAGAGAACTCGGCCCAGCTCAAGAAGTGGCGGGAAACCCGGGGCGAGCTGCAGTATCGGCCCTCACGGAGACTACACGGTTCCCGGGCGATCCATGAGGAGCGTCGGCGGCAGCAGCCACCCCtgggcccctcctccagcctcctcaGCCTCCCTGGCCTCAAGAGCCGAGGCTCTCGGGCAGCTGGAGGGGCCCCCTCTCCACCCGCTCCTGTCCGCAGGGCCAGTGCTGGGCCTGCCCCAGGGCCTCTGGTCACCGCTGAGGGACTGCATCCATCCCTTCCTTCGCCTACTGGCAACAGCACCCCACTGGCTCCCAGCAAGGAGGCCCGGAGGCAGGAGAAGGAGCGgcagaaacaggaaaaggaaCGCGAGAAGGAGCGGCAGAAGCAGGAGAAGGAGCGGCAGAAGCAGGAGAAGAAGGCTCAGGGCAGGAAGCTCTCGCTGCGTCGGAAGGCAGAtggaccccccgccccccaggatgGCGGGGACAGGTCCTCAGCATCAGAGGCCCGGCAGGATGCTTACTTCTGA